The Vigna angularis cultivar LongXiaoDou No.4 chromosome 6, ASM1680809v1, whole genome shotgun sequence genome contains the following window.
TGAGGACGTTAGCAAAAAAGATTAACTTGACCTGTTTTTCCAAAAGTTGGGATCATttgttactttttataaaaagtagAACCATTTTGAACACAACTCCTCTTTCGAGGGATCAAAAGAGATATTAAGCCTATTacttttatctaatttttttaataatttttaaacgagcttcaaaatattcaattaaaaataataaacttaatttgAATTGGAACTACTCAAAGGGAATGATTTTAAATGTTACGAATGagctaaattaattaatttaaataattaaaaaatatattctcttACCTAAATATATTCTATTTACATACTTTCAACCTCCAACCTTTAACCTTTAATTTGTAACTTGTAACATGTAATTTGTAACATTTAACTTGTTACCTGTTATTTGTAACCTAGGACTTAGACCCTCTAACCTAGAACTTGGAACCTGTAATATGTAACTAGTAACTTGTAACCTGCAACCTACAATTTGAAACATGCAACCTGCAACGTGCAATTTATAACTTGTAACATATGACCTCTATCCTACAACTTTTAACCTGCACTTGTAACCTCTAACTTGTAACCTGTAACCTGTTATTTGTAACCTGTAACTTGTAACATGTAACCTCTAACGTGTAACCTACAACCTCCAACCTCTAATCTCCAACCTCCATCCTTCAACCTCCAACCTCCAACCTACAACTTCTAACCTGTAACTTGTACTTAACCTTTAATCTGTAACCTTTAatctttaatctttaatttgCCTGAATCTTTTAATGTGAATCTTTTGACCCATAACCTCTATCCTGTAAGCTTTAACCTGGAACCTGGAACCTGTAACCTGTAACCTGTAATCTGTAATCTGTAATCTGTAACCTGTAACCTGTAACCTGTAACCTGTGACCTGTGACCTGTGACCTGTGACCTGTGACCTGTGACCTGTAACCTGTGACCTGTAACCTGTGACCTGTAACCTGTGACCTGTAACCTGTAACATGTAACCTGTAACATGTAACCTGTAACCTGTAACTTGTAACTTGTAACATGTAACTTGTTACCTATAATCTATAACATTTAACATCTAACCTGTAACCTATAATCTGTAACTTGCAACTTTTAACCTACAACCTACAACTTGCAACAAGCTACATGTAACCTACAACCTGCAACCAGTATCCTGTAACCTTTAACCTGTAACTAGTAACATGTAACCCGTAACCTGTAACTTGTAACCTGTAAAGTGTAACCTGCAACCTACAACTTGCAACCTGCAATCTGTAACAAGTAACTTTCAACCTGTAACCTTTAACCTGTAATATGTAACTTGTAATTTGTAACCTACAACCTGTAACCTGAACCTTGCAACCTACAATCTGCAACCTACAACCTACAACCTATAACCTACAACCTATAACCTACAATCTATAACCTGTAACTTCTAACCTGTAACCTGTAACATGTAACATGTTACCTATAACCTGTAACTTGTAACCTGTAATTTGTACCCTGCAACCTGTAATCTGCAACCTGTAACCTGTAACTTGTAACCTGTAACCTATAACCTGCAAAGTGCAACTTGTTACCTGTAACCTCCAACCTGTAACATACAACCTGCAACCTGTAACCTGCAACCTGTAAACTACAACCTGTAACTTGCAACTTGCAACCTGTAACCTGCAACTTGTAACTTGCAACCTACAACCTGTAACTTGCAACCTGCAACATCTAACCTGCAACCCGCAACCTACAACCTATAACCATTAACTTATAACTTTTAACCTGTAGCCGGTAACTTGTAACATGTAACAAGTAACCTGTAACCTTTATCCTCTAACTTGTAACCTGTAACCTCAAACGTTTAACCTGTAATCGTAAACCTGTAACCTGTAACCTGTAACCTGCAACTTGCAACCTGCAACCTGCAATCGGTAACCTGTAATCTTTAACCTTTAACCTGTAACCAGTAACCTGTAACATATAAAATGTAACATGTAACTTGCAACCTACAACTTGCAATCTGCAACCTGAAACTTGAAACCTGCAACATGCAACTTGCAACATGCAACCTACAACCTGCAACCTACTTCCAGCAACCTGTAGCAAGTAACCTTCAATCTGTAACCTTCAACTTGTAACATGTAACCTTTAATAAGTAATTTGTAGCCTTTAACTTACAACATGCAACATGCAACCTACAACCTGAAATTTGCAACCTGCAACCTATAACCTGCAATATGTAATTTGTAACCTTTAACCTGTAACCTTTAAGCTATAACATGTAATGTGTAACTTGTTACTTCTAACCTGTAACCTTTAATGTGTACCCTGCAACCTGTAACCTAGAACCTTCAACCTGCAACCTACAACCTGCAACCTGCAACCTGCAAACTATAACCATTAACCTATAACCTTTAACCTGTAGTATGTAAGCTGTAACATGTAACCTCTAACGTCTAACCTATAACCTCTAACCTGCAACATGCAACCTACAACCTGCAACCTGCAACTTGTAACTCGTAACCTGTAACATTTAACTTATAACCTGTAACGTGTAACCTATAATCTGTAAACTGTTACCTGTAAATTGTAACCTATATCCTATAAACTATAACCTATAACAAGTAACCTGTAACATGTAACATGTAACCTATAACCTGTGATCTGTTACCTACATGTAACCTCTAACCATTAACTTGTAACCTGTAACATGTAACATGTAACTTGTAATCTTCACCTTCCAACTTGCACTTGCAACTTGTAACCTGCAACCTGTAACCTTTAACCTTCAACCTATAACCTGTAACGTGTAACCTGTAATTTGTAAACTGTTACCTGTAAATTGCAACTTATATCCTATAAAATGTAACTTGTAACAAGTAACATGTAACATGTAACCTGTAACCTGTGATTCGTTACCTACATGTAACCTCTGACCATTAACCTGTAACCTGTAACATGTAACCTGTAACATGTAATTTGTAACCTGTAACATGTAACTTGTAACATGTAACCTTTAACTTGTAATCTTCACCTTCCAACTTGCACCTGTAACCTATAACTTGTAACCTGCAACCTGTAACCTTTAACCTTTAACCTGTAACCTGAAACTTGAAACCTGAGACCTGAAACTTCAAACCTGTAACATATAACCTGTAACCTTGAACTTGTAACCTATAACCTGTAACTTGTAACCTATAACCTGTAACTTGTAACCTGTAACTTCTAACCGCAACCTATAACCTGCAACTTGTAACCTACAACCTTCAACTTGAAACTTGTAACCTGCAACCTCCAACTTGTAACCTACACTTGCAATCTGCAACCTGTAACGTGTAACATTTAACCTTTAACATGTAACTTGTAACTAGAAATATATAACCTGCAACCTGCAACCTACATCCTACAACATGCATATTGTAACCTACAACATGCAACATGCAACATGCAACATGCAACATGCAACATGCAACATGCAACATGCAACATGCAACATGCAACATGCAACATGCAACATGCAACATGCAACATGCAACCTACAACATGCAACTTGTAACTTACAACTTATAACTTGCAACATGTAACTTGCAACGTGTAACTTGTAATCTATAATATGTAACTTGTAACCTTTAACTTGTAACATGTAACTTCTAACATATATAACCTTTAATCTGTAACATGTAACTTATAACGCCATAAATTTTGGGACACCACGGTTtacaaaaatagataaatttcaAACTTTCTTATAGTGCAGAAAcgtatttttcttaaaaacctTAACCTTTAAACATGTATAGATTTTGTAAAACATAATAGTTCAAAAAGTCTTGTTCAAATACATTAttctaaaagtaattaaaataactaaggaAATAAACCAACTACAATTACATTGTTTCAAAAGTCTATaccaaaataactttttaaagaaaCTTAAATCTTTCTCCGTCAGCTCATGAATCTAACATGTCTCTGGATCATCTACAATATCATTTATTCatgtataacacattatacaaTCATCgccgataatttcattcacaaaaacgTATTGGGTAAGCTAccattaaaacaataataataagaacAAGATTTAACATACTGAAATATATCAACCATATCAATCAACCCATACTcaatagtaataacaataggattccTAATCTTCTAACACAACAAGTCAATCCTATTAAATTACTCGATCCTAGATCCACGTTCTTTGACCCTTATTTTATACATTCAGTAGCACCTATACTAACTACTCACTAAACTATTATAATAACACTACAATCAACATAACATCACCTGAAGCATTCcataccatgatcatcatcataggtATACCCCCACCATGACTATCCTAGTCATAAACAAACCATGAGCATCACCAAACCATAAACACCATAGTGGAAAAAGTCAGTACCCTATCTCACTAACTATAATCGTTCCTACAACCAATATGTAGATTCCCCAtacaaattcattcaagtagTCTCACAATCCAGCTAAGGAATATGTAATCTTGCAAGACACCTACAACCTGCAACATGCATCATGCAACCTGCAACCTACAACCTACAACCTGCAACCTACAACCTGCAACCTACAACCTGCAACTTATAATCTTCAATCTGTAACCTATAACCTATAACCTGTAACATGTTACCTGTAACTTGTAACTTGTAACTTGTAACTTGTATTATGTAACTTGTATTATGTAACTTGTAACATGTAACTTGGAACTTGTAACTTGTAACTTGAGACCTATATCTTATGACTTGTATCTTATGACCTGTATCTTATGACTTGTATCTTGTGACCTGTATCTTGTGACCTGTATCTTGTGACCTGTAACCGGTAATCTATAACCAGTAACATGTAATCTGTAACTTGTAACCTGTAACTTGTAATCTCTAATCTGTAACTTGTAATCTCTAATCTGTAACTTGTAACATCTAACTTGTAAATCGTAACTTGTAACTTGAAACTTGTAACTTGAAACTTGAAACTTGTAACTTGTAACTTGTAACTTGAAACttgtaaattgaaatttgtaaatTGAAACTTTGTAACTTGTAACTTGTAAGTTGTAACATGTAACTTGTAATATGTAACTTGTAACTTAACCATGCGACTCGACCTTTGATCTGATTTACCTGTCTCATCTTTTGATTTGGGTCGACCATCTTAACATTCGGCTTAGACTAATTCGTTTTGAACTTCAACCAAGTTGGAATTGATTCAACTTTATGTCCAAAAATTACTCGACTAAGCCTTTAACTTAAGTTAACTTAACTTAGCTTTAAACTTGAACCAATTTGACTTGACTTTCATGAGTAtaaccaaatttcaaatttctttgatttttagagtattgaaattttttctattttattcattttaaataacttcatcaatatcttagatattaatttttttctaattaatttatctaaataaattattttagtataaaagaaatttatattcttaaaaaagaataaccaaattattctttaaaattatttcattctaAATTACCTCATCCAACCATGTATATTGAGTTATAGAGTTTTGATTTCtaaaaaacagaattaaaatcTATTAAGCTATTAGACTACTCACATTCAcattagagaaaaaaagaatcCATATTGGTTACATATGTTTAACTTCTTAGGAACTCGAATGTCAGGATATTCTAAAAAGTTCGGTGTACTCTCTTCTTGTAAAGCAAAATATATTGTATGATCATTTTCTAGGTGTTAATTAGGGCTGGACACAGTTAAGTTAAGAAACTTAAATTATAGTTTATCGGTActgttttaaacttaaaaaacttaaaactacttttactaaaaactaattatactgGTTAACAGTTCAGTTTAAAAATACTGAACTATTTCATTTTGAGTACAGTTAACTATGGTTTCAGTtttcttgtttcctttctcaatcgtaggtttttctatttccttttTCCATCACAATTTTCTGTTGTCGCCATTGTTGTCGAAGACTCGGGTTTTGAGAACACTTCTCGTTGGAAAGAGAAGCAAATCTGCAAACCCACGCTTTTTCCCTTTCCCTTTCAAAAGAGATTGAAAAACCTTGGAATGGTAGCAGTGGAAGAACGAATGAGAAGAGGGGGAGCAAAACGATGTCGTTGAGACGGGAGCCGGATGAGGACGCACCTAAGTTCCAGAAGAAGTCGATGGAGTTGCCGACGGGGGGGAGAGGGTGAGGGCGGGAGGTCGTCGCCGAAGAGAGAGTAGTTGAGGAAGGACTGGATATCGGCAAGGGAGGAGGCGGAGAAGAGGTCGGGGTGGGTGAAGGGGGTCTGGTCGAGGAAGAAGTTGGCAGGAGAGTTGTCAGTGACGAAGATGGTTTTGTCATTTGACGAAGATGGTTTTAACAAATCACCCGTTAATATATGGTGAGAATCCAATAACAAAAAGCAATTATATTAAGACTAACTTTCCATAGTTCAAGGAACAACTCAACAATGAAAAGTTGAATTTAGTGTTTTATAGAAGTGATATTCAACCACAAGATATTCTTAAAGAAAACCTTGAGAATACTCTGTTTTTTACTATaacaattcaacaaaagaaagttaaatttagtgtttttgaaaagtgaaattcaaataaatattctCACAAAAACATTGAGACATGAGATTTGTAAAGTTAAAAACTTTTATGAGTTAGTTTCTTTCAAATTAAGAGAGGATGTTACAattaatctaaatttattttatttcttttattaatttcataataaaattttcataatacttttaaaaattatatatatatatatatatatatatatatatatatatatatatatatatataaatattaacgTGTCAGCactaattaatttcattttcttcttgttgCTTAATAGTGCATCTTTGTACAAAATGGAGTTAGTCTATTTGGGTTCCAGAAGAGAACACAAATTCATGAGCACTATGTAACTCTCCCACctcataattttaattgttaattttgatAACTCTGTATGCATGTAGAAATGGTAGCTAGCAACACATGTGAATCTAAAAGATAAAGGTCTGAATGCAAAGAATTGAATGAATGACGCGTGAGAATAACCGATTCTATAAAGAGCAGGTGATGGCAGCCGCTACCGAGTGTCAAGAAATGTGGCTGCCACTGGTGTTACCTGCTGCATGCAACCGCACATTTGGTCCTTCCTCTCACCAGCACTTCTCACTCACTCatcatttttctttatcaaacGATGTCTAGGTTTAACACGTGCCACCACATTCTGACTAACATAGAAGCGGGGGACAAAATTCTTATGTTATCACCGGATTGCCCCGGACAACATAAATTTGATGAACCTCTGTAAAAGCTAACtcaaatgaatagaaaaataaataaataaataaagggtATTTTCGTCTATGAGTTCAGAACCCACATGAGTAATTTATTATCACTTCTCTTCCTCCTGTTTTCTGAACATATTTCAGCAAAACATTACTGTCCCTGTGAATAAcgagatgaaaaagaaagaaacacagagaacaaaaataaaaaatatataaaaacaaaatgatatcttagagaagaaagaaattgataaaattatttttaattaaaagctaaaaacaattataatttactttattcacaaacaataattaattatatttgtaatgtaagctatatatataattttttttcttttttaaataaattgacCATTCTAAACtatctctgttttttttttctatccttATTCTTGAAAggaaagtttaatttaatatcattttttatgttttattttcactcaacaaaaaaaaactattatcattatttcattctatcttcctttacttttttttttccttctcgtCCAAGCTCTCTGGACGTGCTGGCAGAGGAATCACAAAAAGAACAGAGAAAAGGTGTCCCTGCCCCTGATCTAAacacataaaattatattattttattcatcatGTTGGTTCTTCCTTTCTTACTCCCTTGGAACCAATTCTTACACTACAAATAATAGTGAGCCTCATTTTCTAATTATAATACTATAAAATGCAAGATTCCCCCATATGCACACCATTGACAGAAATCATACCTGTCTTGTCCAGCTAACATCAACAGCCAAAAAGCCACCGTTTACAGAGTTTCATCATGGTTGTCTTCTCTGAATCTTCTTCCAAGTAAAGGTTCTATTCTTAAAACTCATTGCTTACTTTGCTTCTTAGGCTATATCAATTACATGcattttctcatcattttttttcttctcttatttaTAGTCTTGTTCATCTCCTAAAATTTTCTAACCATGCAATGCAACAAACACTTGAACCGGATTGATAAGCTTTTCATATCAGTTATTTACTTTCAACATTCCACATATATACTTTTGCTCCTTTTAATCTCTTAAGCTTTCCAATTTGATGcttatgttataatttatataaactatgttctttttttccatctatttttttattataattttttgatcTTTATTGGATTTTTGGTTTGATGCATCTTTGATGTTATGTGTGCTGGTTGTGATTCTTCAATTTATGTGGGTTTGGTGATTGTTAGTTTGTCggttttatgatttttttaataaaactgttcatgaatattctttttcttctcagcTTCCCTTTCTTCTTTAACTAAGTGATGGGTTGccaaaacatttttctcaaaataacttttttatactGTATAGCTTAAAGTTTTATATACATTTGCACATCATTTGACTTTTGAAACATTGGCTAATAAGTAGGTAAGAATTAAGATGAGCTTTATACTTAAATTCGGCATCCTTTGACACCAACAATGGAATAAATTCACCTGTTTTTTTTGGTTGAGTCGACACCATGTTAAAGATCATGATTTCTTCACTATCACGTTAGTTACATTGGTACAATGCTAAATGATTAATATATAGTATTCAGTGgctgttaaaaatattaatttttaagaaaataattaaagaatattgGTACAGTGCTAAGTGATTAATACACAGTATTTAGTGACTGTAAAAAGTATtaacttttaagaaaataattaaagaatatttgataacttttattttacctttttgaGAACTCAGTCTAATTCTAACAAGaagaatatttttgtaatattactTCGGCAATTCCAAGATACTTTACCTTGTAAAGTGCTTTTATTTCGTTTGGTACTTTGTGTGTGGAGGAGGGGTTTAGGGAGTTTGGTATACTTCAGTAGGTTGTTTCAAGTTTCAAGTCtttatccttttaattttcCTTCCTACAATGTCGGTTGAAAGCTTGGTCTCTTAAATATGCGAGAATTccaagaaatttaatttaatttgcaaATACAGATGTAACCCTTACTGAATAAATTAAGGAATTTAGTTGCAACactatttaaaagaaaaataaatactatcacataatagtttcaaaattacaaacttCAGCATATTTTCTTCTTAACTTTGGACATGAAGTAtaaatttcaatgaaaatttagttattttgtgattttttttatcacaaaataaTAGTTGTTGGTTGATAAGTTTTCATCATCTCTTCtaaattttatcatgaattttacaaattttatgattaaatcaatttcataactCCAATTCAAGTTTTCACTCTCAAAATACATTGAAACTTATTCCCCTTTCTTTATCCCTGTTTCATATAGCTTTTTTCCCGTTACTGTCCCCATGTGCGTGTTCGTCATGTAGAGAGCTAGTATATGTCTTCATTGAGAATCATAGAGTTCTACGAACATGACATGTCTTTCTCTTATATTAATCTGGTCCTATGGTCAATATTTTCCGAGAAGCAAGGTTTCGAGCTTAACTATGTCTTGGCTTTGGTCTTAACACACACCACTTAACGATGCTTTCGTCTATACCTTACTATAGGAGTTGCGTTCATTGATAGGTAAACTAATTTAACAATTAGTAGATTTGAAGTTTCAACATCTTTAAGAAATCCTCGTTGATAACAAGAAACGTAGTTGTTGTCAGTTTTCTTATAAAATCTATATTCATATGTTTGGACTTGTTTCAATAACCTCACCACACCACAACATATCAGGCTTTGAGCTTCAATTATTTGTAATCTACAGAGACAAAATACAGTGAAGGATTTGGCTATCCAACGCATAGCAATTACAACCATGGCATACACTGCAGTTGCTATGCCTACCTCTCCAGCTGCTACCACTGCAACCATGGACATTGCAAAAGAACATAATGGTCTTCGTCGTTCCCAATCCAGCAAAGAACTACGCACGAGTTCCATTATGCAGAGGTCTTATTCTGACAACCACCTATGTTGCTCCATCAATCGCATACACGCCACATCAGTTACACCAAAACTTAAGAGCAATCTGTCAACGGGAATTTCCCCATTTCCATTTTCAGGCTCCATTCTTCCAAATTCGCTGCGTTCCTTCCTGTTTGATCCAGAAACAAACAGGGATATAGTTGTGAGGGAGAAGGAGATAAGTATTGAGGAAAACATGGTGGAAAGCAGCAAAGAAGAACGAGTAAATAGAGCCAACTGGGTGGAGAGGCTTATGGAAATCAAGAAACATTGGCGAAATAGACTGCCAAAAGAAAGCATGGATCCAAATGTGATATGCAAGGACAATAATTACGAGGAATGCGAATGTAATGGAGATGACGGTGTTTGTGTGGTgggtgaagatgaagatgaggaggaagtgACATATGATCGTGACTCATTCTCAGAATTTCTGGTTGAAGTGCCATGGTCTGATACCCAACTGTACTCTCAACTTGCTTTCCTGTGCAACATGGCCTACGTAATACCTCAAATCAAGGTAAGCATTCACCAATGGTCGGATAACTTGTCAATTTCTTTTCAAGATCTGCATAATATGAGGGAGTTTCGCATGTTCTTTTtcgttttcctttttcatgtacgaataatcgattaagaaACAGAAACAAATAGCAACTCTTGCCAATGATTTGCAGGCTAAGGACTTGCGACGATACTACAACCTTCAATTTATAACATCTTCTTTGGAGAAGAAGGCCCAAGTGGCtaagttaaaaatgaaacttGACCAGGACTCAACTCGCGTTCCTATAGACGACTCTGTAGTCTCTAAAGGTAACACAAAGAAAGGCAAAGAAAATGCACAGAAGCCTCAAATCCAACTTGCTTATGATATCGCTACCTCAGCTGCCTCTTATGTTCAATTACGAGCTAAGGACCTCTTGTACCTTGCTGCTAAGTCACAAAAGAGTGAAAATGAAGAGTCTAACCTAGGAGGAGAGTCACCTCGAGAAGAGTTGGAAGGCACTTCGCGAGGCTACAAATCAGAGGTTGCTGCTTATGTAGCAGCATCCACAATGACAGCAGTGGTTGCAGCAGGGGAGAAGGAAAAACAAGAAGCGGCAAATGAACTCCAGTCACTTCATTCCTCACCTTGTGAATGGTTTGTTTGTGATGATCCCAGCAATCATACTCGATGCTTTGTGATTCAGGTCATTCCTTTATCACTCTTTTTGCTATTTTAGTTCTGTACC
Protein-coding sequences here:
- the LOC108341197 gene encoding phospholipase A1 PLIP1, chloroplastic isoform X1, coding for MTCLSLILIWSYGQYFPRSKRQNTVKDLAIQRIAITTMAYTAVAMPTSPAATTATMDIAKEHNGLRRSQSSKELRTSSIMQRSYSDNHLCCSINRIHATSVTPKLKSNLSTGISPFPFSGSILPNSLRSFLFDPETNRDIVVREKEISIEENMVESSKEERVNRANWVERLMEIKKHWRNRLPKESMDPNVICKDNNYEECECNGDDGVCVVGEDEDEEEVTYDRDSFSEFLVEVPWSDTQLYSQLAFLCNMAYVIPQIKAKDLRRYYNLQFITSSLEKKAQVAKLKMKLDQDSTRVPIDDSVVSKGNTKKGKENAQKPQIQLAYDIATSAASYVQLRAKDLLYLAAKSQKSENEESNLGGESPREELEGTSRGYKSEVAAYVAASTMTAVVAAGEKEKQEAANELQSLHSSPCEWFVCDDPSNHTRCFVIQGSDSLASWQANLFFEPTKFEGTDVLVHRGIYEAAKGIYEQFMPAIMDHLKRHGDRAKLQFTGHSLGGSLSLLVHLMLLTNKVVSPSTLRPVVTFGSPFVFCGGHQIIHELGLDESHIHCVMMHRDIVPRAFSCNYPNHVAVVLKRLNSSFRSHPCLLKNKLLYSPLGKIFILQPDEKTSPPHPLLPRGSAFYALDNTKPGYSPSVLRTFLNQPHPIDTLSDPTAYGSEGTILRDHDSSNYLKAVNGVLREHSKILLRRVRSQRINQLWPLLTSPSPHSWSHEQNLERCSLMTKEIVTGV
- the LOC108341197 gene encoding phospholipase A1 PLIP1, chloroplastic isoform X2, whose product is MAYTAVAMPTSPAATTATMDIAKEHNGLRRSQSSKELRTSSIMQRSYSDNHLCCSINRIHATSVTPKLKSNLSTGISPFPFSGSILPNSLRSFLFDPETNRDIVVREKEISIEENMVESSKEERVNRANWVERLMEIKKHWRNRLPKESMDPNVICKDNNYEECECNGDDGVCVVGEDEDEEEVTYDRDSFSEFLVEVPWSDTQLYSQLAFLCNMAYVIPQIKAKDLRRYYNLQFITSSLEKKAQVAKLKMKLDQDSTRVPIDDSVVSKGNTKKGKENAQKPQIQLAYDIATSAASYVQLRAKDLLYLAAKSQKSENEESNLGGESPREELEGTSRGYKSEVAAYVAASTMTAVVAAGEKEKQEAANELQSLHSSPCEWFVCDDPSNHTRCFVIQGSDSLASWQANLFFEPTKFEGTDVLVHRGIYEAAKGIYEQFMPAIMDHLKRHGDRAKLQFTGHSLGGSLSLLVHLMLLTNKVVSPSTLRPVVTFGSPFVFCGGHQIIHELGLDESHIHCVMMHRDIVPRAFSCNYPNHVAVVLKRLNSSFRSHPCLLKNKLLYSPLGKIFILQPDEKTSPPHPLLPRGSAFYALDNTKPGYSPSVLRTFLNQPHPIDTLSDPTAYGSEGTILRDHDSSNYLKAVNGVLREHSKILLRRVRSQRINQLWPLLTSPSPHSWSHEQNLERCSLMTKEIVTGV